One segment of Micromonospora parathelypteridis DNA contains the following:
- a CDS encoding anthrone oxygenase family protein, with product MGFLSTASLLAATLTTGLTAGLFAAFAYAVMPGLGRTDDRTLVLAMQRINESILNGWFAVCFGGALLFTLLAAALHLGAERRAVLPWIVAALVLYVVVLGVTAVVNVPLNNVLARVGDVDRVTDLAALRARFEVTWVRGNVVRAVASTAAFGLLAWGLVAEGRLPS from the coding sequence ATGGGATTCCTGAGTACCGCCAGCCTGCTCGCCGCCACCCTGACCACCGGCCTGACCGCCGGGCTGTTCGCCGCTTTCGCGTACGCGGTCATGCCCGGTCTGGGGCGCACCGACGACCGGACGCTGGTGCTCGCCATGCAGCGGATCAACGAGTCGATCCTCAACGGGTGGTTCGCCGTCTGCTTCGGGGGAGCGCTGCTGTTCACGCTGCTGGCGGCGGCGCTGCACCTCGGTGCCGAGCGCCGGGCGGTGCTGCCGTGGATCGTGGCCGCGCTGGTGCTGTACGTGGTGGTGCTCGGCGTCACCGCCGTGGTCAACGTACCGCTCAACAACGTCCTGGCCCGCGTCGGCGACGTCGACCGGGTCACCGACCTCGCGGCGCTGCGGGCGCGCTTCGAGGTCACCTGGGTACGCGGCAACGTGGTCCGCGCCGTCGCCTCGACCGCCGCGTTCGGGCTCCTCGCCTGGGGGCTGGTCGCGGAGGGTCGGCTGCCCAGCTGA